The proteins below come from a single Mycobacteriales bacterium genomic window:
- a CDS encoding peroxiredoxin, whose protein sequence is MATPDPGTAAPDFVLPGTSPDGRRDYVLSELRGRPVVLAFYPGDDTAVCTKQLCSYQDDLGRFAELDAVVLGISAQNLDSHEAFAAKRGLTFPLLADTDKAVARLYGVAGPFGVKRAVFVLDAEGVVRWRHVSALGLTYQDADTLTGVLRSFATA, encoded by the coding sequence ATGGCCACCCCTGACCCCGGCACCGCCGCACCCGACTTCGTCCTCCCCGGAACGTCGCCCGACGGGCGCCGCGACTACGTGCTCTCCGAGCTGCGCGGCCGCCCGGTCGTGCTCGCGTTCTACCCGGGCGACGACACCGCCGTCTGCACCAAGCAGCTCTGCTCGTACCAGGACGACCTGGGCCGGTTCGCCGAGCTCGACGCGGTCGTGCTCGGCATCTCGGCGCAGAACCTCGACTCGCACGAGGCGTTCGCGGCGAAGCGCGGCCTGACGTTCCCGCTGCTCGCGGACACCGACAAGGCGGTCGCCCGCCTCTACGGCGTCGCCGGGCCGTTCGGCGTGAAGCGCGCGGTGTTCGTGCTCGACGCGGAGGGTGTCGTGCGGTGGCGGCACGTCTCCGCGCTCGGCCTCACCTACCAGGACGCCGACACCCTCACCGGCGTGCTGCGGTCGTTCGCCACGGCCTGA
- a CDS encoding glycine--tRNA ligase — translation MAADRMDNLVSLAKRRGFAYPGSEIYGGLRASWDYGPLGVELKNNIKRHWWRSMVQRRDDVVGLDSCIILAPQVWETSGHVTGFTDPLTECTSCHNRYRADHLEEQYEAKHGRPPTGLADVNCPSCGAKGQFTEPRMFSGLMKSYIGAVEDSSAQVWLRPETAQGIFVNYLNVQQSARRKPPFGIAQIGKSFRNEITPGNFIFRTREFEQMEMEFFVPPAEGDRWFEYWKNERIAWFRDLGIREENLRFYEHPKEKLAHYSKGTFDIEYRFNFPRTEWAELEGIAYRGDFDLTSHAKASGVDLSFFEQESGERYTPHVVEPALGVDRTALVVLLDGLTEDEAPTGKGGVEKRTVLKIDKRLAPVKVAVLPLSRNERLSPMARELAQTLRERWNVEFDDAGAIGRRYRRQDEIGTPFCVTVDFDSLDDNAVTVRERDTMTQERVPLAEVERYLGETLPVC, via the coding sequence ATGGCCGCCGACCGCATGGACAACCTCGTCAGCCTCGCCAAGCGCAGGGGGTTCGCCTACCCCGGCTCGGAGATCTACGGCGGTCTCCGCGCGTCGTGGGACTACGGCCCGCTCGGCGTCGAGCTGAAGAACAACATCAAGCGGCACTGGTGGCGCTCGATGGTGCAGCGCCGCGACGACGTCGTCGGCCTCGACTCGTGCATCATCCTGGCGCCGCAGGTGTGGGAGACGTCCGGCCACGTCACCGGCTTCACCGACCCGCTCACCGAGTGCACGTCGTGCCACAACCGCTACCGCGCCGACCACCTCGAGGAGCAGTACGAGGCCAAGCACGGCCGCCCGCCGACGGGCCTCGCCGACGTCAACTGCCCGAGCTGCGGCGCGAAGGGCCAGTTCACCGAGCCGCGGATGTTCAGCGGCCTGATGAAGTCCTACATCGGCGCGGTCGAGGACTCCTCCGCGCAGGTCTGGCTGCGGCCGGAGACCGCGCAGGGCATCTTCGTGAACTACCTCAACGTGCAGCAGTCGGCGCGGCGCAAGCCGCCGTTCGGCATCGCGCAGATCGGCAAGTCGTTCCGCAACGAGATCACCCCCGGCAACTTCATCTTCCGCACCCGCGAGTTCGAGCAGATGGAGATGGAGTTCTTCGTGCCGCCGGCCGAGGGCGACCGGTGGTTCGAGTACTGGAAGAACGAGCGGATCGCGTGGTTCCGCGACCTCGGCATCCGCGAGGAGAACCTCCGCTTCTACGAGCACCCCAAGGAGAAGCTCGCGCACTACTCCAAGGGGACGTTCGACATCGAGTACCGCTTCAACTTCCCGCGGACCGAGTGGGCCGAGCTGGAGGGCATCGCGTACCGCGGCGACTTCGACCTCACGTCGCACGCGAAGGCGTCCGGCGTCGACCTGTCGTTCTTCGAGCAGGAGTCGGGCGAGCGGTACACGCCGCACGTGGTCGAGCCGGCGCTCGGCGTCGACCGCACCGCGCTCGTCGTGCTGCTCGACGGCCTCACCGAGGACGAGGCGCCGACCGGCAAGGGCGGCGTCGAGAAGCGCACCGTCCTCAAGATCGACAAGCGGCTGGCGCCGGTGAAGGTGGCCGTGCTCCCGCTCTCCCGCAACGAGCGCCTCTCACCGATGGCGCGCGAGCTCGCGCAGACGCTGCGGGAGCGGTGGAACGTCGAGTTCGACGACGCCGGCGCGATCGGCCGCCGGTACCGGCGGCAGGACGAGATCGGCACGCCGTTCTGCGTGACCGTGGACTTCGACTCGCTGGACGACAACGCCGTGACCGTCCGCGAGCGGGACACCATGACGCAGGAACGTGTCCCGCTCGCGGAGGTCGAGCGCTACCTCGGCGAGACGCTGCCGGTCTGCTGA